In the Rhizobium sp. CB3090 genome, one interval contains:
- the rseP gene encoding RIP metalloprotease RseP has protein sequence MGSAAGIIGFLTNNVITFVFVLSLLVFVHEMGHYLVGRWSGIRIMAFSIGFGPEVAGFTDRHGTRWKLSIIPLGGYVRFFGDEDASSKTDVDQLAAMTEEERARSFGGAKLWKRAATVAAGPIANFILAIAIFAVLFGVYGRTVADPVVAVVMRGSAAAEAGIEPGDRLVGIDGTKVTTFDEVQRYVGLRPGRNIVLTVERDGQKRDFRIVPKLAEDTDQFGNKMEMGRIGIALVDPLVTAVEPGGPAARAGVQAGDRLIAVDGNNVATYYDVARYVVDHPGKSLLLTVERDGQTRDFPMVPETLTATDASGNKKDVGSIGISPVDPLVASIAPDSPAQEAGIALGDRILSVDGHVIDSIGDVQRYIASRPDKPVMLSIERSGGTHDIQVVPKKTEEPDAFGKETEISSIGITDGQKPIKLRYEAYGPFQALGEGIRQTGNIVSGTFEYLGNVIGGYMKADQLGGPIRVAQLSGQMATLGFSAVLQFAAILSVSIGLLNLMPVPVLDGGHLMFYAIEAVRGKPLGARAQDIAFRIGFAMVLSLMVFATWNDISSRIG, from the coding sequence ATGGGTAGCGCGGCAGGCATTATCGGCTTCTTGACGAACAACGTCATCACGTTTGTTTTCGTATTGTCCTTGCTCGTTTTCGTGCATGAAATGGGTCACTATCTGGTGGGGCGCTGGTCCGGCATCCGCATCATGGCCTTTTCGATCGGCTTCGGTCCGGAAGTCGCCGGCTTCACCGATCGCCACGGCACGCGCTGGAAGCTGTCGATCATTCCGCTCGGCGGCTATGTCCGCTTCTTCGGCGACGAGGATGCGTCGAGCAAGACTGATGTCGATCAGCTCGCGGCCATGACCGAGGAGGAGCGCGCCCGATCCTTCGGCGGCGCCAAACTCTGGAAGCGGGCCGCAACTGTCGCGGCCGGTCCTATCGCCAACTTCATTCTCGCCATCGCAATCTTCGCCGTACTCTTCGGCGTCTATGGCCGCACCGTCGCTGATCCGGTCGTGGCCGTGGTCATGCGCGGCAGTGCCGCGGCTGAAGCGGGGATCGAACCGGGCGACCGTCTGGTTGGCATCGACGGCACCAAGGTGACGACGTTCGATGAGGTGCAGCGCTATGTCGGCCTGCGACCCGGCCGCAATATCGTGTTGACCGTGGAACGTGACGGTCAGAAGCGCGACTTCCGCATCGTGCCGAAACTCGCGGAAGATACCGATCAGTTCGGCAACAAGATGGAGATGGGCCGCATCGGCATCGCGCTCGTAGACCCGCTGGTGACGGCGGTTGAGCCCGGCGGACCGGCAGCGCGGGCGGGCGTTCAGGCGGGTGATCGCCTGATCGCCGTCGACGGCAACAATGTCGCGACCTACTATGATGTTGCCCGCTATGTGGTCGATCATCCCGGCAAGAGTCTCCTCTTGACGGTCGAACGTGACGGCCAGACGCGCGATTTTCCAATGGTGCCGGAAACGTTGACCGCGACCGATGCTTCCGGAAACAAGAAAGACGTCGGCAGTATCGGCATTTCGCCTGTCGATCCGCTCGTCGCTTCGATCGCACCTGACAGCCCGGCGCAAGAGGCAGGCATCGCGCTTGGCGACCGCATCCTCTCCGTGGACGGGCATGTGATCGACTCAATCGGCGACGTGCAGCGTTACATAGCTTCTCGTCCGGACAAGCCCGTGATGTTGTCCATTGAGCGCAGCGGCGGGACGCATGACATTCAGGTGGTTCCGAAGAAGACCGAAGAACCCGATGCCTTCGGCAAAGAGACGGAGATCAGCAGCATCGGAATTACTGACGGCCAAAAGCCCATCAAGCTCCGTTATGAGGCATATGGTCCGTTCCAGGCTCTGGGCGAAGGCATCAGGCAGACCGGCAATATCGTGTCTGGCACCTTCGAATATCTCGGCAATGTCATCGGCGGTTACATGAAGGCGGATCAGCTAGGCGGCCCCATTCGGGTAGCACAGCTTTCCGGGCAGATGGCAACCCTGGGCTTTTCGGCGGTGCTGCAATTCGCCGCCATACTTTCTGTTTCCATTGGGTTATTAAATTTGATGCCGGTGCCGGTACTTGATGGCGGGCACTTGATGTTCTATGCGATTGAAGCCGTAAGGGGAAAACCGTTGGGTGCTCGGGCACAAGACATCGCTTTCCGGATTGGTTTTGCGATGGTGCTGTCGCTCATGGTGTTTGCGACATGGAACGACATCAGCTCCAGGATAGGCTGA
- the frr gene encoding ribosome recycling factor: MSEGTDLKELKRRMDGAISAFKSDIASLRTGRASANILDPVTVEAYGSRMPLNQVANITVPEPRMLTVSVWDKSMVGAVERSIRESNLGLNPIVDGQNLRIPLPELNEERRRSLVKVAHEYAEKAKVAIRHVRRDGMDGLKKAEKDGVIGQDESRAQSERVQKMTDDTISDIDRLLAEKEKEIMQV; this comes from the coding sequence ATGAGTGAAGGCACCGACCTCAAGGAACTGAAGCGCCGCATGGACGGCGCCATCTCGGCATTCAAGAGCGATATCGCCTCGCTGCGCACCGGGCGCGCGTCGGCCAACATTCTCGATCCGGTCACGGTTGAAGCCTATGGTTCGCGCATGCCGCTGAACCAAGTCGCCAACATCACCGTACCCGAGCCGCGCATGCTGACCGTGTCCGTCTGGGACAAGTCGATGGTCGGCGCCGTCGAGCGGTCGATCCGCGAATCCAATCTCGGCCTCAACCCGATCGTCGATGGGCAAAATCTGCGCATCCCGCTGCCGGAACTCAACGAAGAGCGCCGTCGCTCGCTGGTCAAGGTCGCTCATGAATATGCCGAAAAGGCCAAGGTGGCGATTCGCCATGTCCGCCGTGATGGTATGGATGGTCTCAAAAAGGCCGAAAAGGACGGTGTAATCGGTCAGGACGAAAGCCGTGCCCAGTCCGAGCGTGTGCAGAAGATGACCGACGATACGATTTCGGACATCGACCGCTTGCTAGCCGAGAAAGAAAAGGAAATCATGCAGGTCTGA
- a CDS encoding GNAT family N-acetyltransferase — protein sequence MTDELSIRVEHSFKNIAPESWSKLAGATRTGTVRPYNPFVSHAFLSSLEESGSATDKTGWLGNHLLLETDNGELIGAVFGYLKNHSQGEYVFDHGWADAFERAGGRYYPKLQCSIPFTPASGPRLLVAEGQDRNVIQPALAESLKEVTRQLGISSAHITFLPEDEISVFEGDGYLHRTDQQFHFINDGYANHDAFLETLASRKRKALKKERRAALEGGISIDWLTGSDLTERIWDQFFTFYMDTGSRKWGRPYLTRKFYSLIGERMADDILLVMAKREGRYIAGAINFIGGETLYGRHWGCIEDHPFLHFEVCYHQAIDFALAKGLKRVEAGAQGEHKLARGYLPVITHSAHYIGHQGLRRAVADYLKHEREQVEEMSEILTEHSPFRKGDRQDI from the coding sequence ATGACAGACGAATTATCCATTCGAGTCGAGCATTCCTTCAAAAACATTGCTCCGGAGAGCTGGTCCAAGCTCGCCGGAGCAACACGGACGGGTACGGTGCGGCCGTATAATCCGTTTGTCTCGCATGCCTTTTTGTCGTCACTGGAGGAGTCTGGCTCCGCCACCGACAAAACCGGATGGCTCGGCAATCACCTGTTGCTCGAAACCGACAACGGCGAATTGATCGGCGCGGTCTTCGGTTATCTCAAGAATCATAGCCAGGGTGAATATGTCTTCGATCACGGCTGGGCTGACGCCTTTGAGCGCGCGGGCGGCCGTTATTATCCGAAGCTGCAGTGCTCCATACCCTTCACGCCGGCAAGCGGCCCGCGCCTGCTTGTTGCCGAAGGCCAGGATCGTAATGTGATTCAGCCGGCACTGGCCGAAAGTCTGAAGGAAGTGACCCGGCAGCTCGGCATCTCGTCCGCCCACATCACCTTCCTGCCGGAAGACGAGATTTCCGTCTTCGAGGGCGATGGCTACCTGCATCGCACCGACCAACAGTTCCACTTCATCAATGACGGTTATGCCAATCATGATGCCTTCTTGGAAACACTGGCGTCGCGCAAGCGCAAGGCGCTGAAAAAGGAGCGTCGCGCCGCCCTCGAAGGCGGTATCAGCATCGATTGGCTGACCGGCAGCGATCTCACCGAGCGTATCTGGGATCAGTTCTTCACTTTCTATATGGATACCGGCAGCCGCAAATGGGGCCGGCCCTATCTCACCCGCAAATTCTACTCGCTGATCGGCGAGCGTATGGCCGACGATATCCTGCTGGTGATGGCCAAACGCGAGGGCCGCTACATCGCCGGCGCCATCAACTTCATTGGCGGTGAAACGCTCTATGGGCGGCATTGGGGCTGCATCGAAGATCATCCGTTTCTGCACTTCGAAGTCTGCTATCATCAGGCGATCGATTTCGCGCTGGCCAAGGGGCTGAAGCGGGTCGAGGCCGGCGCGCAGGGCGAGCACAAGCTCGCTCGCGGCTATCTGCCGGTCATTACGCATTCGGCGCACTATATCGGCCATCAAGGCCTGCGGCGCGCCGTTGCCGACTATCTCAAGCACGAGCGCGAGCAAGTGGAGGAGATGAGTGAGATTCTGACTGAGCACAGCCCCTTCCGCAAAGGCGATCGGCAAGATATCTAG
- the pyrH gene encoding UMP kinase, which produces MSQPIYKRVLLKASGEALMGSQGFGIDVTVADRIASDIAAAREMGVEVGVVVGGGNIFRGVAVASKGGDRVTGDHMGMLGTVINALALATSLRKLDIDTVVLSAISMPEICESFSQRATLYHLSLGRVVIFAGGTGNPFFTTDSAAALRAAEMGAEAIFKGTQVDGIYSADPKKFPDAERFEHLTHSQVLEKGLAVMDVAAVALARENSIPIVVFSIHEKGGFAEILTGGGRKTIVSDN; this is translated from the coding sequence ATGTCCCAGCCGATCTACAAGCGCGTATTGCTCAAGGCCTCCGGCGAAGCTCTGATGGGCAGCCAGGGGTTCGGTATCGACGTTACCGTCGCTGACCGTATCGCATCCGATATTGCCGCAGCGCGCGAAATGGGTGTCGAGGTCGGCGTCGTCGTCGGCGGCGGCAATATCTTCCGCGGCGTTGCCGTGGCCTCCAAGGGCGGAGATCGCGTGACCGGCGACCATATGGGCATGCTCGGCACCGTCATCAACGCGCTGGCGCTGGCGACCTCGCTGCGCAAGCTGGATATCGACACGGTGGTGCTGTCTGCCATTTCCATGCCGGAGATCTGCGAAAGCTTTTCGCAGCGCGCGACGCTCTATCATCTCTCGCTGGGCCGGGTGGTGATCTTTGCCGGCGGCACCGGCAATCCTTTTTTCACGACCGATTCCGCCGCTGCGCTGCGCGCCGCCGAAATGGGTGCTGAAGCAATCTTCAAGGGCACGCAGGTCGATGGCATCTATTCCGCCGACCCGAAGAAGTTTCCGGACGCCGAGCGTTTCGAACATCTGACCCATAGTCAGGTGCTGGAAAAGGGGCTCGCCGTCATGGATGTGGCCGCCGTCGCGCTTGCGCGGGAAAATTCAATTCCGATCGTCGTCTTTTCCATTCATGAAAAGGGCGGTTTCGCAGAAATCTTGACCGGCGGCGGCCGTAAGACCATCGTATCCGACAATTGA
- the rpsB gene encoding 30S ribosomal protein S2 — MALPDFSMRQLLEAGVHFGHQTHRWNPKMKPYIFGDRNNIHIIDLAQTVPLLSRALQVVSDTVARGGRVLFVGTKRQASELIADSAKRSAQYYVNARWLGGMMTNWKTISNSIQRLRKLDEILNGEAQGFTKKERLNLEREREKLDKALGGIRDMGGTPDLMFIIDTNKEKIAIDEAKRLGIPVVAIIDSNCDPDLIDYPIPGNDDASRAIALYCDLISRAAIDGIARQQSASGRDLGASVEAPVEPTLVDGTEA; from the coding sequence ATGGCATTGCCTGATTTTTCTATGCGTCAGCTTCTGGAAGCTGGTGTTCACTTCGGCCACCAGACACATCGCTGGAACCCGAAGATGAAGCCGTACATCTTCGGCGATCGTAACAACATCCACATCATCGACCTTGCCCAGACGGTTCCGCTGCTGAGCCGCGCCCTGCAGGTCGTCAGCGACACCGTTGCCCGTGGCGGCCGCGTTCTGTTCGTCGGCACCAAGCGTCAGGCCTCCGAACTGATCGCCGACAGCGCCAAGCGCTCGGCCCAGTACTACGTCAACGCCCGCTGGCTCGGCGGCATGATGACTAACTGGAAGACGATTTCGAATTCCATTCAGCGTCTGCGCAAGCTCGACGAAATCCTCAACGGCGAAGCCCAGGGCTTCACCAAGAAGGAACGCCTGAACCTTGAGCGCGAGCGCGAAAAGCTGGACAAGGCTCTCGGCGGTATCCGCGATATGGGCGGCACTCCGGACCTGATGTTCATCATCGACACCAACAAGGAAAAGATCGCGATCGACGAAGCCAAGCGCCTCGGCATCCCGGTCGTTGCCATCATCGACTCGAACTGCGATCCGGACCTGATCGATTATCCGATCCCGGGTAACGACGACGCCTCGCGCGCCATCGCTCTCTACTGCGACCTGATCTCGCGCGCTGCCATCGATGGCATTGCCCGCCAGCAGAGCGCATCCGGCCGCGACCTCGGTGCTTCTGTCGAAGCTCCGGTTGAGCCGACTCTCGTGGACGGCACCGAAGCCTGA
- a CDS encoding cell envelope integrity EipB family protein has product MFRSSLAAVVVSSLGVASLGAPAIAAGPSGLIAHRAVYDLELKDASDRSGIAGMFGRMVYEFDGSDCTGFTTNFRFVTQIDTGDSTRVSDQQTTTFEDLVKRTFRFETKSYTDDQLDKDVRGAAADDQKGIKVELTQPQAKQVELMQSRFPTEHMLDIIHNAKLGRNFFEAEVFDGSDDGDKSLIATTVVGKQSTPATDDPDADKAGMFAKTPFWPVTVAYFNDKSKGDAIPVYRMSFKLYENGITRDLTMDYGDFVLTGKLSKLEVLDTKACQ; this is encoded by the coding sequence ATGTTCCGCTCGAGTCTTGCCGCTGTTGTTGTTTCGAGTTTAGGCGTCGCATCTCTGGGCGCGCCCGCCATCGCTGCGGGTCCGAGCGGGTTGATCGCGCATCGCGCCGTCTATGATCTCGAACTGAAAGACGCTTCCGACCGGTCCGGTATCGCCGGCATGTTCGGCCGTATGGTCTATGAGTTCGACGGTTCCGATTGCACCGGCTTCACCACCAATTTCCGCTTCGTCACGCAGATCGACACGGGCGATTCAACCCGCGTCAGCGATCAGCAGACGACCACATTCGAGGATCTCGTCAAACGGACGTTCCGCTTCGAGACCAAATCCTATACGGACGATCAACTCGATAAGGATGTGCGCGGCGCGGCAGCGGACGACCAGAAGGGAATCAAGGTCGAGCTGACCCAGCCGCAGGCCAAGCAGGTCGAGCTCATGCAGAGCCGTTTTCCGACGGAACATATGCTCGACATCATCCATAATGCCAAGCTGGGCAGAAATTTCTTCGAGGCCGAGGTTTTCGACGGCTCCGACGATGGCGACAAATCGTTGATCGCAACGACCGTCGTCGGGAAACAATCGACGCCCGCCACAGACGATCCCGATGCCGACAAGGCCGGCATGTTCGCCAAGACACCGTTCTGGCCGGTGACCGTCGCCTATTTCAACGACAAATCTAAAGGCGACGCCATTCCGGTCTATCGCATGTCGTTCAAGCTATATGAAAACGGCATCACCCGCGACCTCACCATGGACTATGGCGACTTCGTGCTGACCGGGAAGCTCTCCAAGCTTGAAGTGCTCGACACCAAAGCCTGCCAATAG
- a CDS encoding isoprenyl transferase — protein sequence MSVPTFSAIPDHLAIIMDGNGRWANARGLPRTMGHRKGVEAVRETVRAAGDVGIKYLTLFAFSSENWRRPETEVSDLLGLLKAFIRRDLAELHRQNVRIRVIGDRYNLRSDILPLLIEAEETTKDNTALTLIIAFNYGSRDEITRAFVSLAKDVEAGRLRPQDICPELIDGRLDTAGIPDPDLIIRTSGEERLSNFLLWQAAYSEFMFVPEYWPDFSRDLFFSALERYAARDRRFGGLSAKPAAAVGS from the coding sequence ATGTCAGTTCCCACGTTCTCTGCCATACCCGATCACCTCGCCATTATCATGGATGGCAACGGGCGTTGGGCCAACGCGCGCGGCCTGCCGCGCACCATGGGTCACCGCAAGGGCGTGGAGGCGGTGCGCGAAACGGTGCGGGCGGCGGGCGATGTCGGCATAAAATATCTGACGCTCTTTGCCTTTTCCTCGGAGAATTGGCGTCGGCCGGAGACCGAGGTGAGTGACCTTCTCGGTCTGCTCAAGGCGTTCATCCGGCGGGACCTTGCGGAACTGCATCGCCAGAATGTCCGCATCCGTGTGATCGGCGACCGTTACAATCTGCGCAGCGATATCCTGCCGCTGCTGATCGAAGCGGAAGAGACCACCAAGGACAACACCGCGCTGACGCTGATCATCGCCTTCAATTATGGCTCCCGCGACGAGATTACCCGTGCTTTCGTCAGCCTGGCCAAGGATGTCGAGGCCGGGCGACTGCGCCCGCAGGATATCTGTCCAGAATTGATTGATGGACGACTGGATACCGCCGGAATTCCCGACCCCGATCTCATCATCCGCACCAGTGGCGAAGAGCGGCTGTCGAACTTTCTGCTCTGGCAGGCGGCTTACTCGGAATTCATGTTCGTGCCGGAGTATTGGCCGGATTTCAGCCGCGACCTCTTTTTCTCCGCACTGGAAAGATACGCCGCGCGTGATCGGCGTTTTGGCGGTCTTTCCGCCAAACCGGCGGCGGCCGTGGGGTCCTGA
- a CDS encoding RidA family protein: MSDAVESRLKELGIVLPQAAAPAANYVPYVISGNLLYLSGQLPMENGKLGVTGLLGRDVDVAGGQRAAELCAINILAQAKAALDGDLGRIKRIIKLNGFVASAPEFAEQHLVINGASNLLANVLGDAGKHARAAVGMAALPLNAAVEIDAIMEIA; encoded by the coding sequence ATGTCCGACGCCGTCGAAAGCCGTCTGAAGGAGCTTGGCATCGTTCTGCCGCAGGCTGCAGCGCCAGCCGCAAACTATGTGCCCTATGTCATCAGCGGCAATCTTCTTTATCTGTCGGGACAGTTGCCGATGGAAAATGGTAAGCTCGGCGTTACCGGCCTCCTCGGCAGGGATGTCGACGTTGCCGGCGGCCAACGCGCTGCCGAGCTTTGCGCTATCAATATTCTCGCCCAGGCAAAGGCAGCCTTGGACGGCGATCTCGGCCGTATCAAGCGCATCATCAAGCTGAACGGCTTCGTCGCCTCGGCACCCGAATTTGCCGAACAACATCTTGTGATCAACGGTGCCTCCAATCTTCTGGCAAATGTACTCGGCGACGCCGGCAAGCATGCGCGCGCCGCGGTCGGCATGGCAGCACTGCCGCTGAATGCCGCCGTCGAGATCGATGCCATCATGGAAATTGCATAA
- the tsf gene encoding translation elongation factor Ts: protein MTEITAAMVKELREKTGAGMMDCKKALAETAGDMEAAIDWLRAKGIAKADKKSGRTAAEGLIGVAGAGTKAVVVEVNSETDFVARNDAFQDLVRGIGQVALSTAGSVEAVAAAAYPASGKSVADTIKDAIATIGENMNLRRSVLLSVEDGVVATYIHNAVSDGLGKLGVLVALKSTGNKEALTAIGRQVAMHIAATAPLAIRPEEVDAAVAERERNVFIEQSRASGKPDNIIEKMVEGRMRKFFEEVALLSQAFVINPDLTVAAALKEAEKTVGAPIEITGMARLLLGEGIEKEETDFAAEVAAAAKG, encoded by the coding sequence ATGACCGAGATTACGGCTGCAATGGTGAAAGAACTGCGCGAAAAGACCGGCGCAGGCATGATGGACTGCAAGAAGGCTCTGGCCGAAACCGCTGGAGACATGGAAGCAGCGATCGACTGGTTGCGCGCCAAAGGCATCGCCAAGGCCGACAAGAAGTCTGGCCGCACCGCCGCCGAAGGCCTGATCGGCGTTGCCGGCGCCGGCACGAAGGCTGTTGTCGTCGAAGTTAACTCCGAAACCGACTTCGTTGCCCGCAACGATGCCTTCCAGGACCTCGTCCGCGGCATCGGCCAGGTTGCGCTCTCTACCGCCGGCTCCGTCGAAGCCGTCGCTGCTGCGGCTTACCCGGCTTCCGGCAAGTCGGTTGCCGACACGATCAAGGATGCGATCGCCACCATCGGCGAAAACATGAACCTGCGCCGCTCGGTGCTGCTCTCCGTCGAAGACGGCGTGGTCGCGACCTACATCCACAATGCTGTTTCCGACGGCCTCGGCAAGCTCGGCGTTCTCGTCGCGCTGAAGTCGACCGGCAACAAGGAAGCTCTGACCGCCATTGGCCGTCAGGTTGCGATGCACATCGCTGCGACTGCGCCGCTCGCCATCCGTCCGGAAGAAGTCGACGCCGCTGTCGCCGAGCGCGAACGCAACGTTTTCATCGAGCAGTCCCGCGCCTCCGGCAAGCCGGACAACATCATCGAAAAGATGGTCGAAGGCCGCATGCGCAAGTTCTTCGAAGAAGTCGCTCTTCTGTCGCAGGCTTTCGTCATCAACCCGGATCTGACCGTCGCTGCTGCCCTCAAGGAAGCTGAAAAGACCGTCGGCGCGCCGATCGAAATCACCGGCATGGCCCGTCTGCTTCTCGGCGAAGGCATCGAGAAGGAAGAGACCGACTTCGCTGCCGAAGTCGCCGCGGCCGCCAAGGGCTGA
- a CDS encoding phosphatidate cytidylyltransferase: MSRELRLRIISGIILAAIVLAATWYGGLSFRILAAAIGLLVYYEWSTITDLHGRDPQGNALGWLGLLLIAGATLTAESVYSLELLVLFVAVTAIMVAVRRRSWWLPGGIFYAGLTAIALAEIRDDDLRGFVLMLFIFATVWATDIFAYFVGRAIGGAKLAPRISPGKTWSGAIGGAIAAVVAGTAVVWSFFSADGLWIPALALVLSICSQIGDLFESFIKRRFGVKDSSHLIPGHGGVMDRVDGLIFACFAAFLLAIVISLTISGETMSLGGVLLGV, encoded by the coding sequence ATGAGCCGCGAACTCAGGCTGCGCATCATTTCCGGCATCATTCTTGCCGCGATCGTTCTGGCTGCCACCTGGTATGGCGGTCTGAGCTTTCGTATCCTGGCGGCGGCGATCGGCCTGCTTGTCTATTATGAATGGTCGACGATAACGGACCTGCATGGTCGCGATCCGCAGGGCAATGCACTCGGCTGGCTCGGCCTCCTGCTGATAGCCGGCGCGACGCTCACTGCAGAATCCGTTTATTCCCTCGAACTATTGGTCCTTTTTGTAGCGGTCACGGCGATCATGGTCGCTGTGCGCCGTAGAAGCTGGTGGCTGCCCGGCGGAATATTCTATGCAGGGTTGACGGCGATCGCCCTTGCCGAGATTCGGGACGACGATCTGCGCGGCTTCGTGCTGATGCTGTTCATTTTCGCCACGGTTTGGGCGACGGATATTTTTGCCTATTTCGTCGGCCGCGCCATCGGTGGAGCGAAGCTTGCGCCGCGCATATCTCCGGGCAAGACCTGGTCGGGCGCTATCGGCGGCGCGATCGCCGCGGTGGTTGCCGGAACAGCGGTCGTCTGGAGCTTTTTCTCGGCAGATGGTTTATGGATTCCTGCGCTTGCGCTGGTGTTGTCGATCTGCAGCCAAATCGGCGATCTTTTCGAGTCTTTCATCAAGCGCCGCTTCGGAGTGAAAGATTCCAGCCACCTGATTCCCGGTCATGGCGGCGTTATGGACCGGGTCGACGGACTAATTTTTGCTTGTTTTGCAGCGTTTTTGTTGGCTATCGTAATATCTCTGACAATAAGCGGCGAGACTATGTCATTGGGCGGCGTTCTGCTCGGTGTCTGA
- a CDS encoding glycerophosphodiester phosphodiesterase: protein MSKIAWLTERAIAHRGYHDMNKQVWENTLSAFARAIEAGFSIECDLHYAADGVPVVFHDDDLQRVCNLPGQLRDRTSAELGLLSVGGTSDKVPTLKQLLKLCDGKVPLVLELKGREGDDEGFAESVLEVLEGYKGHVALMSFDLWLLKDLKALNAPYPVGLTADGNEPETFFKHDEAMQLGLDFISYFYGHLPNPFITAQRQRGIPVITWTVRDEAARKHTFANADQMTFEGFDPRESPAFPS, encoded by the coding sequence ATGAGCAAGATTGCCTGGCTTACCGAACGTGCCATCGCCCATCGCGGCTATCACGACATGAACAAGCAGGTTTGGGAAAACACGCTCTCGGCATTTGCTCGCGCTATCGAAGCCGGTTTTTCCATCGAATGCGATCTGCATTATGCCGCCGACGGCGTTCCGGTCGTCTTTCATGACGACGACCTGCAGCGCGTCTGCAATCTTCCGGGCCAGCTTCGTGACCGTACCTCGGCCGAACTCGGCCTGCTTTCGGTCGGCGGCACCAGCGACAAGGTGCCGACGCTGAAACAGCTCCTCAAGCTCTGCGACGGCAAGGTGCCGCTGGTGCTGGAGCTCAAGGGCCGCGAAGGCGACGATGAGGGCTTTGCGGAATCCGTGCTGGAAGTGCTGGAAGGCTACAAGGGTCACGTCGCGCTGATGAGCTTCGACCTGTGGCTGCTGAAGGACCTGAAGGCGCTCAACGCACCCTACCCTGTCGGCCTGACGGCGGATGGAAATGAGCCCGAGACGTTTTTTAAGCATGACGAAGCCATGCAGCTTGGGCTAGACTTCATCTCGTATTTCTATGGCCACCTACCGAACCCCTTCATCACGGCGCAGCGCCAGCGCGGCATTCCGGTTATCACCTGGACCGTACGCGACGAAGCGGCCCGTAAGCACACATTTGCCAACGCAGATCAAATGACCTTCGAGGGGTTCGACCCAAGGGAGAGCCCTGCCTTTCCTTCCTAA
- a CDS encoding HIT family protein produces MTSPAYDPNNIFAKILKGEIPSYRVYEDEHTVAFMDAMPQAPGHTLVLSKSPSRNILDADPSTLPHLIATVQKVAVAIQEAFDADGVYIAQFNEPAAGQTVFHLHFHIIPRHEGIALKPHSGKMEDGAVLAENAKKIIEALS; encoded by the coding sequence ATGACCAGCCCCGCCTATGACCCCAACAATATTTTCGCCAAGATTCTGAAAGGCGAAATCCCGTCCTATCGTGTCTACGAGGATGAACATACGGTTGCTTTCATGGATGCCATGCCGCAGGCGCCCGGCCATACGCTAGTACTGTCGAAATCCCCCTCGCGCAACATTCTCGACGCCGATCCGAGCACCTTGCCGCATCTAATTGCTACGGTCCAGAAAGTCGCCGTCGCGATTCAGGAGGCTTTCGATGCGGATGGCGTCTATATCGCCCAGTTCAACGAACCGGCTGCCGGCCAGACCGTATTTCACCTGCACTTCCACATCATCCCGCGCCATGAAGGCATCGCCCTGAAGCCTCATTCGGGTAAGATGGAAGATGGCGCTGTTTTGGCGGAAAATGCCAAGAAGATCATTGAGGCGCTGAGCTGA